A stretch of the Carcharodon carcharias isolate sCarCar2 chromosome 28, sCarCar2.pri, whole genome shotgun sequence genome encodes the following:
- the LOC121270803 gene encoding basic phospholipase A2 Sms-N6-like: MGRARRSLLLRLFLLLQLMPLPHCRDLPADDGSPRRHRVSRRSVLDIAFVLWCYRSRYQFSIYSVNGYGCYCGKGGDGVPLDDFDSCCFNHDCCYEVTLLASCAKGTNVYFKPNYSLCKLGRAECPEGLDPCSSDLCLCDKQFGECLTIATFRDQYSNYQQKFCTEPKRKCPQEEKIDMEGETRR, from the coding sequence ATGGGTCGTGCGAGGCGGTCACTACTCTTGCGCCTCTTCCTGCTTCTTCAGCTGATGCCTCTACCCCACTGCCGGGATCTGCCGGCGGACGATGGCAGCCCCCGCCGTCATCGTGTGTCGAGGAGGAGCGTGCTGGACATTGCGTTTGTCCTGTGGTGCTACAGGAGCCGCTATCAGTTCTCCATTTACAGCGTGAACGGCTACGGCTGCTACTGCGGgaaagggggtgatggagtgccCCTGGATGACTTCGACAGCTGCTGCTTCAATCACGACTGTTGCTACGAGGTGACCCTCCTGGCCTCCTGCGCCAAGGGCACTAACGTGTACTTCAAGCCTAATTACTCCCTGTGCAAGCTGGGCAGGGCCGAGTGCCCCGAGGGTCTGGACCCCTGCTCCAGTGACCTCTGCCTCTGCGACAAGCAGTTTGGCGAGTGCCTGACCATTGCCACATTTCGGGACCAGTACTCCAACTATCAGCAGAAGTTCTGCACTGAGCCCAAGCGGAAATGTCCCCAAGAGGAGAAGATTGACATGGAGGGAGAAACCAGAAGATAG